A genomic region of Glycine max cultivar Williams 82 chromosome 15, Glycine_max_v4.0, whole genome shotgun sequence contains the following coding sequences:
- the LOC100804589 gene encoding pentatricopeptide repeat-containing protein At5g38730 produces the protein MVLIGSHNQFVDSVCSIVVKGHWGNLLKVKNASALTSSTIHKVLLQLSLYGYGLSHSFPFFKWLDSIPHYSHSLQCSWAMIHILTEHKHFKTAQHVLEKIAHKDFLSSPSVLSTLVRTHDNQEVNSQVLSWLVIHYAKSKMTQDAIQVFEQMRLHEVKPHLHACTVLLNSLLKDGVTHMVWKIYKRMVQVGVVPNIYIYNCLFHACSKSGDVERAEQLLNEMDVKGVLQDIFTYNTLLSLYCKKGMHYEALSIQNRMEREGINLDIVSYNSLIYGFCKEGRMREAMRMFSEIKNATPNHVTYTTLIDGYCKTNELEEALKMCKLMEAKGLYPGVVTYNSILRKLCQDGRIRDANKLLNEMSERKLQADNITCNTLINAYCKIGDLKSALKFKNKMLEAGLKPDPFTYKALIHGFCKTNELESAKELMFSMLDAGFTPSYCTYSWIVDGYNKKDNMDAVLALPDEFLSRGICLDVSVYRALIRSSCKVERIQCAERLFYHMEGKGISGESVIYTSIAYAYWNVGNVSAASSMLEEMARRRLMITVKLYRCFSTSDANENKVSQIFWNHVMDRGLMSRNTMNKIQQKLI, from the coding sequence ATGGTTTTGATTGGGAGTCATAACCAATTTGTTGATAGTGTGTGTTCAATTGTGGTCAAGGGTCACTGGGGCAATCTGTTGAAGGTGAAGAATGCCTCTGCTCTCACTTCCTCTACCATTCACAAGGTTCTATTACAGCTCTCACTCTATGGTTATGGGCTCTCTCATTCCTTCCCATTCTTCAAATGGCTTGACTCCATCCCACATTATAGCCATTCCTTGCAATGTTCATGGGCCATGATTCACATCCTCACCGAACATAAGCATTTCAAAACTGCACAACACGTGCTTGAAAAAATTGCCCACAAGGATTTTCTTTCATCTCCTTCAGTTTTGAGCACTTTGGTGAGGACTCATGACAACCAGGAAGTTAATTCTCAAGTTTTGAGCTGGCTTGTCATACATTATGCCAAGTCAAAGATGACACAGGATGCAATTCAAGTTTTTGAGCAGATGAGGTTACATGAAGTCAAACCTCATTTGCATGCTTGTACTGTTCTTTTGAATTCCTTGTTGAAGGATGGGGTTACTCACATGGTGTGGAAAATTTACAAGAGGATGGTTCAAGTTGGGGTTGTTCCCAATATTTACATTTACAATTGTTTATTCCATGCTTGTTCAAAATCAGGAGATGTGGAAAGGGCAGAACAGTTATTAAATGAGATGGATGTTAAGGGTGTGCTTCAGGATATCTTCACATACAATACTTTGTTATCGTTGTATTGCAAGAAAGGTATGCACTATGAGGCTTTATCCATCCAGAACAGAATGGAAAGAGAGGGGATAAACCTTGATATTGTTAGTTATAACTCTCTTATTTATGGATTTTGTAAAGAAGGCAGGATGAGAGAAGCTATGAGGATGtttagtgaaataaaaaatgcaactcCCAATCATGTGACATATACTACATTGATTGATGGTTATTGTAAAACAAACGAACTGGAAGAAGCTCTGAAAATGTGCAAACTGATGGAGGCTAAGGGATTGTACCCTGGAGTTGTTACTTATAATTCAATTCTGCGCAAGCTGTGTCAAGATGGCAGGATAAGGGATGCAAACAAACTGTTGAATGAAATGAGTGAAAGGAAACTTCAAGCTGACAATATCACATGCAACACACTAATTAATGCTTACTGCAAGATTGGAGATTTGAAGTCAGCTTTGAAATTTAAGAACAAGATGTTAGAAGCTGGTCTAAAACCTGATCCATTTACATATAAGGCACTGATTCATGGGTTCTGCAAGACAAATGAGCTGGAAAGTGCAAAGGAGTTAATGTTCAGCATGCTTGATGCTGGATTTACCCCCAGTTATTGTACGTATTCATGGATTGTAGATGGCTACAATAAGAAAGACAATATGGATGCAGTTTTAGCCCTTCCAGACGAGTTTCTGAGTAGAGGAATTTGTCTTGATGTTTCAGTATACAGGGCATTGATAAGAAGCTCATGCAAGGTAGAAAGGATTCAATGTGCTGAAAGGTTATTCTATCATATGGAAGGAAAGGGTATATCAGGTGAAAGTGTTATCTACACCAGTATTGCATATGCTTATTGGAATGTGGGGAATGTAAGTGCTGCCTCAAGTATGCTAGAAGAGATGGCTAGGAGAAGGTTGATGATAACAGTCAAACTTTATAGATGCTTTAGCACATCTGATGCTAATGAAAACAAAGTGTCACAGATCTTCTGGAATCATGTGATGGATAGGGGTTTGATGTCGAGAAATACAATGAATAAAATACAGCAGAAGCTGATATGA